The following proteins are co-located in the Gordonia polyisoprenivorans genome:
- a CDS encoding ArnT family glycosyltransferase translates to MTAILDRPSSSPPSDDAAPPSHRRSGRPMPWSKLSLTGLLTVTGVLYLWNLSASGYANTFYAAAAWAGSQSWRAWFFGALDPSSFITVDKPPASLWVTGLSVRIFGMNSWAVLAPQAIMGVAAVALMYATMRRVIADPRQGTAAGLIAGAVLAFTPAAALMFRFNNPDALLVLLMVAAAYCTARAIATNSGRWLALVGVALGFAFLTKMMQGLLVLPAFALAYLLFANNGWLKRIGQLLLAAVALVVSAGWFVLVTILVPASSRPYIGGSTDNSFMNLVLGYNGLGRISGGNGPGGGGGPGGGQAGGSFGGSTGLNRLFGSEMGNEISWLLPVALFVVAFGVYLMIRSFPIFNYRNGVARVESGAIVTWGGWLLVTGMIFSYMSGTIHPYYTVALAPAIGALVGLGSVFAWRRRAHWDGRIAMAAMIGLAAWWAIVLLNRNDWGPVWCRWLIGVVAVVAVIGVIAGSVLGLKKVVAASVLAGALAGFGGTAAFSIATAATAHTGSIPTAVQTSSAGGGMGGPGGMGGFGGQGGQHGSTQGTQGTPPSGTTSQNGSAQNGSAQNGSAQNGSDQQGRRGGGMGGFGGDVSSNSDLVKLLQSTNTTWAAATNGSQSASGIEIATGKSVMAIGGWSNDPAPTLDEFKKMVSEGKIAYYIGGSGGGPGGNSEISTWVSQNFTAMTVGGQTVYKLI, encoded by the coding sequence ATGACCGCAATTCTGGATCGGCCGAGTTCGTCGCCGCCATCCGACGACGCCGCCCCGCCGAGCCATCGGCGCAGCGGGCGACCGATGCCGTGGAGCAAGCTGAGCCTGACCGGCCTGTTGACCGTCACCGGCGTTCTCTATCTGTGGAACCTCTCGGCCAGCGGCTACGCCAACACCTTCTACGCCGCGGCGGCCTGGGCGGGGTCGCAGAGCTGGCGTGCCTGGTTCTTCGGCGCGCTGGATCCATCGAGCTTCATCACCGTCGACAAGCCGCCGGCCTCGCTGTGGGTGACCGGGTTGTCGGTGCGGATCTTCGGGATGAACTCCTGGGCGGTGCTTGCCCCGCAGGCGATCATGGGCGTCGCGGCGGTCGCGTTGATGTACGCGACGATGCGCCGCGTCATCGCCGATCCCCGCCAGGGCACCGCGGCCGGCCTCATCGCCGGCGCCGTTCTGGCGTTCACCCCGGCAGCCGCTCTGATGTTCCGCTTCAACAACCCCGACGCGCTGCTGGTGCTGTTGATGGTGGCCGCGGCCTACTGCACGGCGCGGGCGATCGCGACCAACTCGGGCCGCTGGCTGGCCCTGGTTGGTGTCGCGCTGGGCTTCGCGTTCCTCACCAAGATGATGCAGGGCCTGCTGGTGCTGCCGGCATTCGCGCTGGCCTACCTGCTGTTCGCGAACAACGGCTGGCTCAAGCGGATCGGGCAGCTCCTGCTCGCCGCGGTGGCGCTGGTGGTGTCGGCGGGCTGGTTCGTGCTGGTCACGATCCTCGTCCCGGCGAGCTCGCGGCCCTACATCGGGGGTTCCACCGACAACTCGTTCATGAATCTGGTGCTCGGCTACAACGGGCTGGGTCGCATCAGTGGCGGTAACGGCCCGGGCGGCGGCGGTGGCCCCGGTGGCGGGCAGGCCGGTGGCTCCTTCGGCGGTTCGACGGGTCTGAATCGACTGTTCGGCTCGGAGATGGGCAACGAGATCTCCTGGCTGTTGCCGGTGGCGCTGTTCGTGGTGGCCTTCGGGGTGTACCTGATGATCCGCAGCTTCCCGATCTTCAACTACCGCAACGGTGTTGCCCGCGTCGAGTCCGGCGCCATCGTCACCTGGGGTGGCTGGCTGCTGGTGACCGGGATGATCTTCAGCTACATGAGCGGCACCATCCACCCGTACTACACGGTGGCGCTGGCCCCGGCGATCGGCGCGCTGGTCGGTCTGGGATCGGTGTTCGCGTGGCGGCGGCGGGCGCACTGGGACGGACGCATCGCGATGGCCGCCATGATCGGGCTGGCCGCATGGTGGGCCATCGTGCTGCTCAATCGCAACGACTGGGGTCCGGTCTGGTGCCGGTGGCTGATCGGTGTGGTGGCCGTCGTCGCCGTGATCGGTGTGATCGCCGGAAGCGTGCTGGGCCTGAAGAAGGTCGTGGCCGCCTCGGTGCTGGCCGGTGCACTCGCCGGATTCGGTGGTACCGCAGCCTTCTCGATCGCGACCGCGGCCACCGCACACACCGGGTCGATCCCGACCGCGGTGCAGACCTCCTCGGCCGGTGGCGGTATGGGCGGACCCGGTGGCATGGGTGGCTTCGGCGGACAAGGTGGGCAGCACGGCTCGACGCAGGGTACCCAGGGGACCCCGCCGTCGGGGACCACGTCCCAGAACGGTTCGGCCCAAAACGGTTCGGCCCAAAACGGTTCGGCCCAGAACGGTTCGGATCAGCAGGGACGACGTGGCGGTGGCATGGGTGGTTTCGGTGGCGACGTCTCGTCGAACAGCGATCTGGTCAAGCTGCTGCAGTCCACCAACACCACCTGGGCGGCGGCGACCAACGGATCGCAGTCGGCGTCGGGGATCGAGATCGCGACCGGCAAGTCGGTGATGGCCATCGGCGGCTGGAGCAACGACCCCGCGCCCACGCTCGACGAATTCAAGAAGATGGTGTCGGAGGGCAAGATCGCCTACTACATCGGCGGATCGGGCGGCGGTCCCGGCGGTAATTCGGAGATCTCGACCTGGGTGTCGCAGAACTTCACCGCGATGACAGTCGGCGGGCAGACGGTGTACAAGCTGATCTGA
- a CDS encoding DUF3224 domain-containing protein — protein sequence MSTSSTSRTNSVTATFQVTSWNEEKIYTTDDRTVEISGVTYPARGFSRADVAYSYQGDVTGTGTLAYLLTYIEGADAPTAGFEAFEGSIDGHEGSLVLRHNGFHNATGVHETVEIVEGLGTGGLAAMRGHAEIDLAGHSDDGYPITFHYTME from the coding sequence ATGAGCACCTCATCGACGTCCCGGACAAACTCCGTCACAGCCACATTCCAGGTCACCTCGTGGAACGAGGAGAAGATCTACACCACCGACGACCGCACCGTCGAGATCAGCGGCGTCACCTACCCGGCGCGGGGGTTCAGCCGCGCCGACGTCGCCTACTCCTACCAGGGTGACGTCACGGGCACGGGCACCCTCGCCTACCTGCTCACCTACATCGAGGGCGCCGACGCCCCGACTGCGGGCTTCGAGGCGTTCGAGGGTTCGATCGATGGCCACGAGGGCAGTCTCGTGCTGCGGCACAACGGTTTCCACAACGCCACCGGCGTGCACGAGACGGTCGAGATCGTCGAGGGCCTCGGCACCGGCGGTCTGGCAGCCATGCGCGGACACGCCGAGATCGACCTGGCCGGCCACAGCGACGACGGCTACCCGATCACCTTTCACTACACGATGGAATGA
- a CDS encoding Rv1733c family protein has protein sequence MRRGDRMIATAVVTSVMILLLAIPLSVWAADATYRSVTDRADAAIPISATVVSVSDSDPTAVETTATVSWRTSSGVHTDSTSVPRGTKDGSTTPAWTTPDGTRLQDHPGPTERVLGAVWVGVLAWCAMFALVLSGVTMVRRRVARAHDVLWDREWSQAGNANGWASR, from the coding sequence ATGCGGCGCGGCGATCGGATGATCGCCACCGCGGTCGTCACGTCCGTCATGATCCTTCTCCTGGCGATCCCACTGAGCGTGTGGGCGGCCGATGCCACCTATCGCTCGGTCACCGACCGCGCCGACGCCGCGATCCCCATCTCCGCCACGGTCGTCAGCGTCTCCGACTCCGATCCGACCGCCGTCGAGACCACCGCCACCGTCTCGTGGCGCACTTCTTCGGGCGTGCACACCGATTCGACGTCGGTGCCCCGCGGCACCAAGGACGGCTCCACCACCCCGGCGTGGACCACTCCGGACGGCACCCGGCTCCAGGATCACCCCGGCCCCACCGAACGCGTTCTGGGCGCGGTGTGGGTGGGTGTGCTGGCGTGGTGTGCGATGTTCGCGCTGGTACTGAGTGGCGTCACCATGGTCCGACGCCGGGTCGCACGCGCCCACGACGTCCTGTGGGACCGCGAGTGGTCGCAGGCGGGCAACGCCAACGGCTGGGCGTCGCGCTGA
- a CDS encoding succinic semialdehyde dehydrogenase: MMARPTPEYFARLGALVAIDNAADRPTRPVLEAFSGVEMATIPVGTAADLETAVARARVAQEGWAARSPQERAKVLDKFSELVHRNAASLMDIAQAETGKARVYAQEEVIDVALTARHYATAGPKMLADRKVKGIIPGATSVRVRYQPKGVVGVISPWNYPLTLAVSDAVAALLAGNGVVIKPDSQTPYCALALAELLYEAGLPAELFAVVPGPGSVVGQAIVATTDYVMFTGSSATGATLAEQAGRRLIGFSAELGGKNPMIVTAGADIDRAVEGAARACYSNSGQLCISIERLYVDSIIADEFIEKFGAFVRGMRLGATYDFSADMGSLASAAQVDTAQAHVDDAVAKGATVIAGGKRRADLGPFFFEPTVLTGVTDAMECFANETFGPVVSVYPVDSIDEAIKLANDTDYGLNASVWAGSSDEAQRIAEKLRAGTVNINEGYAAAWASTAAPMGGMGISGVGRRHGEEGLLKYTEPQTIAEQRFIGIDRAPGIPQGLYRAATPFAMRALKYLPGR; this comes from the coding sequence ATCATGGCCCGACCCACTCCCGAATACTTCGCCCGCCTCGGTGCGCTCGTCGCCATCGACAACGCCGCCGACCGGCCCACCCGCCCGGTCCTCGAGGCGTTCAGCGGTGTCGAGATGGCCACCATCCCGGTCGGCACCGCCGCCGATCTGGAGACCGCGGTCGCCCGCGCCCGCGTCGCCCAGGAGGGCTGGGCCGCCCGCAGCCCGCAGGAGCGCGCCAAGGTCCTCGACAAATTCTCCGAACTGGTGCACCGCAACGCGGCGTCGCTGATGGACATCGCGCAGGCCGAGACCGGCAAGGCGCGCGTCTACGCCCAGGAAGAGGTCATCGACGTCGCGCTGACCGCGCGGCACTACGCCACCGCGGGCCCCAAGATGCTCGCCGACCGCAAGGTCAAGGGCATCATCCCGGGCGCGACGAGTGTGCGGGTGCGTTATCAGCCCAAGGGCGTCGTCGGCGTGATCAGCCCGTGGAACTATCCGCTGACCCTCGCCGTCTCCGACGCCGTGGCCGCGCTGCTCGCCGGCAACGGCGTGGTCATCAAACCCGACAGCCAGACCCCGTACTGTGCGCTGGCCCTGGCCGAACTGCTCTACGAGGCGGGCCTGCCCGCCGAGTTGTTCGCAGTCGTTCCAGGCCCGGGAAGTGTTGTCGGACAAGCGATCGTCGCCACCACCGACTACGTCATGTTCACCGGCTCGTCGGCCACCGGCGCCACGCTCGCCGAGCAGGCCGGCCGCCGTCTGATCGGCTTCTCCGCCGAACTCGGCGGCAAGAACCCGATGATCGTCACCGCGGGCGCCGACATCGACCGCGCCGTCGAGGGCGCCGCCCGCGCCTGCTACTCGAACTCCGGGCAGTTGTGCATCTCCATCGAGCGCCTCTACGTCGACTCGATCATCGCCGACGAGTTCATCGAGAAGTTCGGTGCATTCGTCCGCGGCATGCGCCTGGGCGCCACCTACGACTTCAGTGCCGACATGGGCTCGCTCGCCTCGGCCGCCCAGGTCGACACCGCCCAGGCGCACGTCGACGACGCAGTGGCCAAGGGCGCCACGGTGATCGCGGGCGGCAAGCGCCGCGCCGACCTGGGACCGTTCTTCTTTGAGCCGACCGTGCTCACCGGAGTCACCGATGCGATGGAGTGCTTCGCCAACGAGACCTTCGGTCCGGTGGTGTCGGTGTACCCGGTCGACTCGATCGACGAGGCCATCAAACTCGCCAACGACACCGACTACGGACTCAACGCCAGCGTGTGGGCGGGCAGCAGTGACGAGGCCCAGCGGATCGCCGAGAAGCTGCGGGCCGGCACGGTCAACATCAACGAGGGCTATGCCGCGGCGTGGGCGTCGACAGCAGCTCCGATGGGCGGCATGGGCATCTCCGGCGTCGGGCGCCGGCACGGCGAGGAGGGCCTGCTCAAATACACCGAGCCGCAGACGATCGCCGAGCAGCGGTTCATCGGCATCGATCGCGCACCCGGCATCCCGCAGGGCCTCTATCGCGCGGCGACGCCGTTCGCGATGCGCGCGCTGAAGTATCTGCCCGGTCGCTGA
- the rraA gene encoding ribonuclease E activity regulator RraA encodes MLVGMSELTFTPTADLVDEIGADVRSCDVQFTQYGGVREFVGRVSTVRCFQDNALLKSVLGESNPGGVLVVDGDASVHTALVGDLIAELGRSNGWAGVIVNGAIRDAKTIGGMQIGVKALGTNPRKSTKTGAGERDVPIDLGGITFVPGDTLYSDDDGIVLVAAV; translated from the coding sequence ATGCTGGTCGGCATGAGTGAGCTCACCTTCACCCCGACCGCCGACCTGGTCGACGAGATCGGTGCCGATGTCCGTAGCTGCGACGTCCAGTTCACCCAGTACGGCGGCGTGCGCGAGTTCGTCGGCCGTGTGAGCACCGTGCGCTGCTTCCAGGACAACGCCCTGCTCAAGTCGGTGCTCGGCGAATCCAACCCCGGTGGTGTCCTCGTCGTCGACGGCGACGCGTCGGTGCACACCGCACTGGTCGGCGACCTGATCGCCGAACTCGGCCGGTCCAACGGTTGGGCCGGCGTCATCGTCAACGGCGCGATCCGCGACGCGAAAACGATTGGCGGTATGCAGATCGGGGTGAAGGCACTGGGCACCAACCCGCGCAAGTCCACCAAGACCGGTGCAGGTGAGCGCGACGTGCCCATCGACCTCGGCGGCATCACCTTCGTCCCCGGCGACACCCTCTACTCCGACGACGACGGCATCGTGCTCGTCGCCGCCGTCTGA
- a CDS encoding CapA family protein has protein sequence MFASVRRRSGVWLVVLIAVVVGVVAASSASSSTTAAPVARVVPGPMVATPPTPRAQQLVLSFTGDNILGTDDKFSTATSLPTVWADNGRRPDYFFQNVKALFDADDPTVANFEVALTRRGTQRYKGEGEVYHFHGDPALAATLPAGGIDVVTVANNHTFDYGQVGFDDTLAALRGVGVGYFGTGDESEGSGYDLDNLTMIKGVTFGFVGYQAWTDSVQMRRKLVSDIKSLRARGADVVIPFMHWGIESEHEPYGVQTELAHLAIDAGADLVVGTHPHVIQSMEIYRGKLIAYSFGNFAFGGNSSPTDKRTFILQTRFDMAGTAVRGVDFRVIPTRVSRTESYNDYVPTPYPPAQSAQVLTFINGLSPTLNGRAANAFVPVVPNPVRTTPARPSGVDGPG, from the coding sequence GTGTTCGCGAGTGTGCGCCGACGTTCCGGCGTCTGGCTGGTCGTGCTGATCGCCGTCGTGGTCGGGGTGGTGGCGGCCTCGTCGGCGTCGTCGTCGACGACGGCTGCACCGGTCGCGCGGGTCGTGCCCGGGCCCATGGTTGCCACGCCCCCGACGCCCCGTGCCCAGCAGCTCGTGCTGAGTTTCACCGGTGACAACATCCTGGGCACCGACGACAAGTTCTCCACGGCGACGTCGTTGCCGACGGTGTGGGCGGACAACGGGCGGCGGCCGGACTACTTCTTCCAGAACGTCAAAGCGCTGTTCGACGCGGACGACCCGACCGTCGCCAACTTCGAGGTGGCACTCACGCGCCGCGGCACCCAGCGCTACAAGGGGGAGGGCGAGGTCTATCACTTCCATGGCGATCCGGCGCTCGCGGCGACTCTGCCCGCGGGCGGGATCGACGTGGTGACCGTCGCCAACAATCACACCTTCGATTACGGCCAGGTCGGTTTCGACGACACGCTCGCCGCGCTCCGGGGTGTCGGTGTCGGGTACTTCGGCACCGGTGACGAGAGCGAGGGGTCGGGGTACGACCTGGACAACCTGACCATGATCAAGGGCGTGACGTTCGGCTTCGTCGGGTATCAGGCGTGGACCGACAGTGTGCAGATGCGTCGAAAGCTGGTGTCGGACATCAAGTCCCTGCGAGCCCGCGGCGCCGACGTGGTGATCCCGTTCATGCATTGGGGCATCGAGAGCGAACACGAACCGTACGGCGTGCAGACCGAGCTCGCCCATCTCGCGATCGACGCGGGCGCCGACCTCGTCGTCGGAACCCATCCCCACGTCATCCAGTCCATGGAGATCTATCGGGGCAAGCTGATCGCGTATTCGTTCGGCAACTTCGCGTTCGGTGGCAACAGCAGCCCCACCGACAAACGCACCTTCATCCTGCAAACCCGCTTCGACATGGCCGGTACCGCGGTGCGCGGCGTCGATTTCCGGGTGATCCCGACGCGGGTGTCACGCACCGAGTCGTACAACGACTACGTCCCGACGCCGTACCCGCCGGCGCAGTCGGCCCAGGTCCTGACGTTCATCAACGGGCTCTCCCCGACCCTGAACGGTCGCGCCGCCAACGCGTTCGTGCCGGTGGTCCCGAACCCCGTCCGAACGACTCCGGCACGGCCGAGCGGGGTCGACGGGCCGGGCTGA